One window of Polynucleobacter sp. HIN5 genomic DNA carries:
- the metK gene encoding methionine adenosyltransferase, producing the protein MANNYFFTSESVSEGHPDKVADQISDSILDAILAQDPKARVAAETLCNTGLVVLAGEITTNANVDYIQVARNTLREIGYDNTEYGIDYKGCAVLVAYDKQSPDIAQGVDKAHDDGLDQGAGDQGLMFGYACDETPELMPLPIYLSHRLVERQSQLRRDGRLNWLRPDAKSQVTLRYVDGKPDSIDTVVLSTQHAADIPLEKLREAVIEEIIKPVLPKHLIKGDIKYLVNPTGRFVIGGPQGDCGLTGRKIIVDTYGGAAPHGGGAFSGKDPSKVDRSAAYAGRYVAKNVVAAGLASKCLIQISYAIGVARPTSVMVSTFGTGKIADEQIAKLVSEHFDLRPKGIVKMLDLLRPIYKKTAAYGHFGREEPEFTWERKDKAATLKTAAGL; encoded by the coding sequence ATGGCCAATAATTATTTCTTTACCTCAGAATCGGTATCTGAAGGACATCCCGATAAAGTTGCAGACCAAATCTCAGACTCGATCTTAGATGCTATTTTGGCGCAAGATCCAAAGGCGCGGGTTGCCGCTGAGACACTTTGTAATACCGGCTTAGTGGTTCTGGCTGGTGAAATCACCACCAATGCCAATGTTGATTACATCCAAGTCGCACGGAATACTTTGCGCGAGATTGGCTATGACAACACTGAATATGGCATCGATTACAAAGGCTGCGCTGTTTTAGTGGCCTATGACAAACAAAGCCCAGATATTGCGCAAGGGGTTGATAAAGCGCATGATGACGGATTGGATCAAGGCGCAGGCGATCAGGGATTAATGTTTGGCTATGCCTGCGATGAGACTCCCGAGCTAATGCCTTTGCCTATTTATTTGTCGCATCGTTTAGTTGAGCGTCAATCTCAATTGCGTCGCGACGGGCGTCTAAATTGGCTACGCCCCGATGCAAAATCCCAAGTGACCTTGCGCTATGTCGATGGAAAGCCTGACTCGATTGATACGGTGGTGCTATCGACACAGCATGCTGCGGATATTCCTTTGGAGAAATTACGTGAAGCGGTGATTGAAGAAATTATCAAACCCGTTTTACCTAAGCATTTAATCAAGGGCGATATTAAATATTTAGTAAACCCAACCGGTCGTTTTGTGATTGGCGGCCCCCAAGGCGATTGCGGTCTTACCGGACGCAAAATTATTGTGGATACCTACGGTGGCGCCGCTCCTCACGGTGGCGGTGCATTCTCTGGGAAAGACCCATCGAAGGTTGATCGATCGGCGGCCTATGCTGGCCGGTATGTTGCCAAGAATGTGGTGGCTGCTGGTTTGGCCAGTAAATGCCTCATTCAGATCTCGTATGCGATTGGTGTGGCTCGTCCTACATCGGTGATGGTTAGCACCTTTGGTACTGGCAAGATTGCGGATGAGCAGATTGCAAAACTGGTATCTGAGCATTTTGATCTGCGTCCGAAGGGTATTGTGAAAATGCTTGATCTCTTGCGGCCTATTTATAAAAAGACCGCTGCATATGGCCATTTTGGCCGCGAGGAGCCGGAATTCACATGGGAGCGCAAGGACAAGGCGGCCACTTTGAAGACTGCGGCAGGCCTCTAG